A single genomic interval of Chitinophaga sp. 180180018-3 harbors:
- a CDS encoding AraC family transcriptional regulator, whose protein sequence is MQVQQHIPKYPLCNFIQHIVYVSGALPTPYLRELPQGGINLVIELNENTVNTVYPEIMTGSKKVVKNAWISGTQKQAIMYKNNQNSTIMGIRFTVGGFFSLTRIPVAVLDEVGIEAEEVFGSSFMRLHEQLLNASSFAERVALIERYFLQYSVEENMGDHIVKFINQHIDKPLDWLIQKSGYSQKHVIHLLKTYTGFSPKYLQRIHRLSQVVTEIQKNKDHIDWFAIIHRYGYFDQAHFIKDFSHFTGLKPMEYLRSQLALDENKRVPDMILQFADDGGTE, encoded by the coding sequence ATGCAGGTACAACAGCACATCCCAAAATATCCGCTGTGCAACTTTATTCAACACATCGTTTACGTAAGCGGCGCATTACCGACTCCTTACCTGAGGGAACTACCGCAGGGCGGTATAAACCTGGTGATTGAGTTGAATGAAAATACTGTAAATACTGTCTATCCGGAAATAATGACCGGCAGTAAGAAGGTTGTAAAGAATGCCTGGATCTCTGGCACGCAGAAACAGGCCATTATGTACAAAAACAATCAGAATTCTACTATCATGGGGATCCGCTTTACGGTCGGCGGTTTTTTTTCGCTTACCAGGATCCCTGTAGCAGTATTGGATGAGGTGGGTATTGAAGCAGAAGAAGTTTTCGGAAGTTCCTTTATGCGGTTACATGAACAGTTGCTCAATGCCAGCTCCTTTGCTGAAAGAGTTGCATTGATCGAGCGCTATTTTTTACAGTATTCGGTTGAGGAGAATATGGGCGATCATATTGTGAAATTTATAAACCAGCATATAGACAAGCCCCTCGACTGGTTAATACAAAAATCGGGTTATTCACAAAAACATGTCATACACCTGCTTAAAACATATACCGGCTTTTCCCCTAAATATCTGCAAAGGATCCATCGATTAAGTCAGGTGGTGACGGAAATTCAAAAGAATAAAGACCATATTGATTGGTTTGCCATCATTCACCGGTATGGCTATTTTGATCAGGCTCATTTTATAAAGGATTTCTCGCATTTTACAGGTTTAAAACCAATGGAATATCTGAGATCGCAATTGGCATTGGACGAAAATAAGCGGGTACCCGATATGATTCTACAATTTGCTGATGATGGTGGTACGGAGTGA
- a CDS encoding thioesterase family protein, producing the protein MNIFFEGPVLWSQIDANMHLRHSAYADFAAQARLSLLEKVGMSAADFIRLQLGPILFREELLYHREVNPNDTIRVTCEMTKCRADGSRWSIRHELFRGDGVKSATIVVDGAWIDTRKRKLAALSPDLLEKFKAVPRSSDFVEEG; encoded by the coding sequence ATGAACATATTTTTTGAAGGACCCGTTTTATGGTCTCAGATCGATGCTAATATGCATCTGCGCCACTCGGCTTATGCCGATTTCGCCGCCCAGGCAAGGCTCAGCCTCCTCGAAAAAGTAGGTATGTCTGCCGCGGATTTTATCCGCCTGCAACTCGGCCCCATCCTGTTCCGGGAAGAGCTCCTTTACCACCGGGAAGTAAACCCCAATGATACCATCCGGGTAACGTGTGAAATGACAAAGTGCCGCGCCGACGGATCCCGCTGGTCCATCCGGCATGAGTTGTTCCGCGGCGATGGCGTCAAATCAGCTACCATAGTGGTAGACGGCGCATGGATCGATACCCGCAAACGAAAGCTTGCAGCACTTTCCCCTGACCTGCTCGAGAAATTCAAAGCCGTTCCGCGCAGCAGCGACTTTGTAGAAGAAGGATGA
- a CDS encoding SRPBCC family protein has translation MKQEIEKRTFVTVQKNFHTSAEEVFDAWLNTGLLGKWMFGPSVREETIVSLTNDPHPGGKFSYKVKRGDLVLDHIGTYLEIERPARLVFTWGVDIDSGDDSIVTIQIQPVENGCTLSLQHDMDIKWEPYADRTKASWAFMLNRLEERMPGI, from the coding sequence CGAAAAAAGAACATTCGTAACTGTTCAAAAAAACTTCCATACTTCCGCAGAAGAAGTTTTTGATGCGTGGCTCAACACCGGGTTGCTCGGGAAATGGATGTTTGGCCCAAGCGTCAGGGAGGAAACAATTGTTAGCCTTACCAATGATCCACACCCTGGTGGTAAGTTCAGCTATAAAGTAAAAAGAGGCGACCTGGTGCTCGACCATATTGGCACTTACCTGGAAATAGAAAGGCCTGCACGCCTCGTTTTCACCTGGGGTGTTGATATTGATTCAGGAGACGACAGCATTGTCACCATTCAGATTCAACCCGTTGAAAACGGCTGCACACTGTCTCTGCAGCATGATATGGATATCAAATGGGAACCTTATGCAGATCGCACAAAAGCATCATGGGCCTTCATGCTGAATCGCCTGGAGGAGCGCATGCCAGGCATTTAA
- a CDS encoding serine hydrolase domain-containing protein has protein sequence MTSRRTFMKQSGMASLALLTPQLSFNASANTGGDKFTSLRKAVATHAATLKIPGLVAAVVEDGQVVFLQTEGFADVEKKIPISRSHIFPVASLTKTFAAVTLMLYEQQGKASIDDYILDYPFLPVGLTPDRLVTPNLKIKHVLSHTSEGEPGSNYIYNGNRYSFVYGVFEKISGNTKHYEAFADEVTKNILRPLAMKNTFPGYPTYQNVSFSAKVVTTYSWDREHQKFNPDKGLSGATTLFPATNLFTTIDDLVAYSSALDNNTLLSADGYHKLTTPFVTNSGRENPYGLGWSTQQIADRQVHWHYGYGESYAALIIRIPKEKRAFILLSNSVAASEPFMLGFGNLLNSPFAIAFFKHAVLQHGEHLSYEDLMKTKTPSAYPLIYDEVFSHALTQYYVEKNYNGTKGVAQTLLQYLAQNDVARFQRMDPSLIYLLEKIGSQSLKTQMESAIKAYISTGYFNPEVHDSIARWYESTNDGEGARLWYHSLADSKGYGEQWQVKNACTKLGKYYLEQGEIEKGRSYLWREALYAPGDAAEQIKLMNTLK, from the coding sequence ATGACATCGCGGAGAACTTTCATGAAACAATCAGGTATGGCCTCCCTCGCGCTCCTGACCCCTCAACTATCCTTTAATGCTTCTGCAAATACTGGAGGTGATAAGTTTACTTCGTTACGCAAAGCCGTTGCCACGCATGCAGCAACGCTTAAGATCCCTGGCCTGGTGGCAGCAGTAGTAGAAGATGGCCAGGTTGTGTTCCTGCAGACCGAGGGCTTCGCAGATGTTGAGAAAAAGATCCCTATCAGCCGTAGCCATATATTCCCTGTTGCATCACTTACAAAAACGTTTGCGGCGGTAACACTCATGTTATATGAGCAGCAGGGCAAAGCAAGTATAGACGACTATATTTTGGATTATCCCTTTTTGCCGGTCGGCCTCACACCCGACCGGCTGGTGACGCCGAACCTGAAGATTAAGCATGTACTTAGTCATACCTCTGAAGGGGAACCCGGTTCAAATTATATCTACAATGGCAACCGCTATAGTTTCGTGTACGGCGTATTCGAGAAGATTAGTGGCAACACAAAGCATTATGAGGCCTTTGCTGATGAAGTGACTAAAAACATATTAAGGCCTCTTGCAATGAAGAATACTTTTCCAGGGTATCCGACTTATCAAAATGTATCATTCTCCGCAAAGGTCGTAACGACTTATTCATGGGATCGTGAACATCAAAAATTCAACCCGGACAAAGGTCTCTCCGGGGCCACCACATTATTTCCTGCAACAAACCTTTTTACGACTATTGATGACCTGGTAGCGTATAGTTCAGCGCTGGATAACAATACCCTCCTTAGTGCGGATGGTTATCACAAACTAACAACACCTTTTGTAACCAATAGTGGCAGGGAAAATCCTTACGGGTTAGGCTGGTCAACTCAACAAATTGCCGACAGGCAGGTTCACTGGCATTATGGATATGGAGAATCATACGCGGCGCTTATTATCCGGATACCAAAAGAAAAACGTGCCTTTATTTTACTTAGTAATAGTGTAGCTGCTTCCGAGCCGTTCATGTTGGGTTTTGGTAATTTGCTGAATTCTCCGTTTGCCATTGCATTTTTTAAACATGCTGTTTTGCAACATGGCGAACATCTTTCTTATGAGGATTTGATGAAGACGAAGACGCCGTCTGCTTATCCGCTCATCTACGACGAAGTATTCAGCCACGCGCTTACCCAATACTATGTAGAAAAGAATTATAATGGAACCAAAGGAGTCGCTCAGACTTTGCTGCAGTACCTGGCGCAAAATGATGTAGCACGATTTCAAAGAATGGACCCATCTCTTATCTATCTTTTGGAAAAGATAGGTAGCCAAAGTTTAAAAACACAAATGGAAAGTGCGATCAAGGCTTATATTTCGACTGGCTATTTTAATCCTGAGGTTCATGACTCTATCGCACGATGGTATGAAAGTACGAATGATGGAGAGGGCGCTCGCCTATGGTATCATTCACTCGCAGACAGTAAAGGGTATGGGGAACAATGGCAGGTGAAGAATGCCTGCACGAAGTTGGGAAAGTATTACCTTGAACAGGGAGAGATAGAAAAAGGGAGGTCGTACCTATGGCGAGAGGCATTATATGCTCCTGGTGATGCGGCAGAGCAGATTAAACTGATGAACACATTAAAATAA
- the ppsA gene encoding phosphoenolpyruvate synthase has protein sequence MISKGSFVLSFREIDRTKLAVAGGKGANLGELSGINGIHVPDGFCITTEAFERIIVEIPLINRLLEQLALLKVDSRHQISALSTGIRKLIEEAAIPRDIVDEIFRQLSRFEEGAAYAVRSSATAEDLPTASFAGQHDTYLNIIGKAAILQHISKCWASLFTERAIMYRLQHGFDHRKVQLAVVVQQMIFPEAAGILFTADPVTSNRKVVSIDASFGLGEALVSGLVNADVYKVRSGRVTDKKISAKKLAIYPLKDGGTKEQPIQPELQNNPALTDEQILQLEQTGREIEAHFGQPQDIEWCLSDDTFYIVQSRPITTLYPVPEANDEENHVYVSVGHQQMMTDPMRPLGWSLFRLATRPMYVAAGRLFVDVAPELASPVKRDMVVDVLGKSDPLIKDALMTILKRNDFIKQLPPDDVKDQEPGSGRSLMDFQALNEYDPAVVSDLISSSQALINELKHNIQTKSGAELIDFIIEDTRNLRKFFLESQSLGVIVTAMNAAAWINDKMKEWLNEKNVADTLSQSVPNNITSEMGLALLDVADVIRPYPEVIAYLQHTKDDNFLNELPGFHGGQETQQAITDFLDRYGMRCAGEIDITRTRWCEKPAILVPLILSNIKNFEPRASTRKFEQGKQDAQRKEQTLLDQLKQLPDGTEKAAETERMIHLVRSLAGYREYPKYSIVSHYIIYKQALLKEAVQLVRTNVIQEKEDIYYLTLEELREVTRTHTLDYQLIRQRKNEYRLYEKLNPPRVITSDGEIVTGEYKRENLPANAIVGLPVSSGVIEGRARVILNMEDADLEDGDILVTSFTDPSWTPLFLSIRGLITEVGGLMTHGAVIAREYGLPGVVGVEHATKLIRDGQRIRVNGTDGYVEIL, from the coding sequence ATGATCAGTAAGGGTTCATTTGTACTAAGTTTTCGGGAAATTGACAGAACAAAGCTGGCCGTGGCCGGAGGAAAAGGAGCGAACCTGGGGGAGCTTTCGGGGATCAACGGCATTCATGTACCCGATGGCTTTTGTATAACCACGGAGGCCTTTGAGAGGATCATTGTGGAAATTCCGTTGATCAATAGATTATTGGAGCAGCTGGCGTTGCTGAAGGTCGATAGCCGGCATCAAATCAGCGCATTAAGTACCGGAATTCGTAAGCTTATTGAAGAAGCAGCTATCCCCCGGGATATTGTGGATGAAATTTTCCGGCAGCTATCCCGGTTTGAAGAAGGAGCTGCGTATGCTGTTCGATCCAGCGCAACCGCCGAAGATTTACCAACCGCATCTTTTGCAGGACAGCATGATACCTACTTAAACATCATCGGAAAAGCCGCTATTCTGCAGCATATCAGCAAATGCTGGGCATCCCTGTTTACGGAGCGTGCAATCATGTACCGGTTACAGCATGGATTCGATCACCGCAAAGTTCAGCTGGCTGTAGTAGTTCAGCAAATGATATTTCCGGAGGCAGCGGGTATTTTATTCACTGCCGATCCGGTCACTTCCAACAGAAAGGTGGTATCCATCGATGCCAGCTTCGGCCTGGGCGAGGCCCTGGTGTCGGGATTGGTGAATGCAGACGTCTATAAAGTTCGCAGCGGCAGGGTGACCGATAAAAAGATATCTGCCAAAAAACTGGCTATCTATCCCCTGAAAGATGGCGGCACAAAAGAACAACCGATACAACCTGAACTGCAGAACAATCCTGCACTGACAGATGAACAGATCTTACAATTGGAGCAGACTGGCAGGGAAATAGAAGCTCATTTCGGGCAGCCACAGGATATTGAATGGTGCCTGTCGGATGATACGTTTTATATAGTCCAGAGCAGGCCCATTACTACTTTATACCCGGTTCCCGAGGCGAATGATGAAGAGAACCATGTTTATGTATCTGTGGGGCATCAGCAAATGATGACTGATCCCATGAGACCTTTGGGTTGGTCGTTATTCCGCTTGGCAACCCGGCCTATGTATGTAGCTGCAGGAAGATTGTTTGTAGATGTGGCACCAGAACTGGCTTCTCCTGTAAAAAGAGATATGGTGGTGGATGTGCTGGGCAAATCTGACCCGCTCATAAAGGATGCATTGATGACCATTTTAAAGCGGAATGATTTTATAAAGCAGTTACCACCAGATGACGTAAAAGACCAGGAACCAGGCAGCGGCCGGTCACTCATGGATTTTCAGGCACTGAATGAATATGATCCTGCAGTTGTATCTGACCTGATCAGCAGTAGTCAGGCTTTGATAAATGAGCTAAAGCATAACATACAAACGAAGTCTGGGGCAGAGCTGATTGATTTTATCATAGAAGACACAAGAAACTTAAGGAAGTTTTTCCTGGAATCGCAGAGCCTGGGGGTGATTGTAACAGCTATGAATGCAGCCGCATGGATCAATGATAAAATGAAGGAGTGGCTGAACGAAAAGAATGTGGCCGACACGCTTTCTCAATCAGTGCCCAATAATATTACTTCAGAAATGGGGCTGGCGTTATTGGATGTGGCAGATGTCATTCGTCCTTATCCGGAAGTAATAGCATATCTGCAACACACGAAAGATGATAACTTTTTGAATGAACTGCCCGGGTTTCATGGAGGACAGGAAACTCAGCAGGCGATTACTGATTTTCTCGATAGATACGGTATGCGATGCGCCGGGGAAATTGATATTACCAGAACGCGCTGGTGTGAGAAGCCTGCTATCCTGGTGCCTTTGATCCTCAGTAATATCAAAAATTTTGAACCACGTGCCAGTACCCGGAAATTTGAACAGGGAAAACAGGATGCACAGCGAAAGGAACAAACGTTACTGGATCAGCTGAAGCAATTACCGGATGGAACGGAAAAAGCAGCAGAAACTGAGCGAATGATCCATCTGGTACGGAGTTTAGCCGGTTACAGGGAATACCCCAAATACAGTATTGTAAGCCATTACATTATCTATAAACAGGCGTTACTGAAAGAAGCGGTACAACTCGTACGCACCAACGTAATTCAGGAGAAAGAGGATATATACTATCTTACTTTGGAAGAATTGCGTGAAGTAACGCGAACGCATACACTGGATTACCAGCTGATTCGCCAGCGTAAAAATGAATACAGGCTATATGAAAAATTAAATCCACCGCGGGTGATAACCTCTGACGGAGAGATTGTTACAGGGGAGTACAAGCGGGAAAATCTTCCGGCTAACGCAATTGTAGGGCTGCCGGTATCCTCCGGTGTTATAGAAGGGCGTGCACGTGTTATCCTGAATATGGAGGATGCTGATCTGGAAGATGGAGACATACTGGTGACCTCTTTTACCGATCCCAGTTGGACGCCCTTGTTTTTATCGATCAGGGGCCTGATCACCGAAGTAGGCGGCTTGATGACGCATGGAGCAGTTATTGCACGTGAGTACGGTTTGCCAGGAGTGGTTGGAGTAGAACATGCTACTAAATTGATCCGCGATGGCCAGCGGATCCGGGTGAATGGAACAGATGGATATGTGGAAATATTATAA
- a CDS encoding TonB-dependent receptor, which yields MSKKIVLITGLLFFITVAFGQNAISIKGRVLTADGRPIEGISVSLDKKNLVTATDYTGQYVLRNVHSGSYHLIITGIGLKAVTVPVTVGTTDLQIADVHLTETYTALSEIVIKSYKTNKFAQKSSSYVSKMPLKNLENPQVYTSITKDLVAEQVAFSIEDALKNAPGIQKMRQGSGRGDDGGTYYNSRGFSVQAKLRNGIAGNVISGIDVANLERVEVIKGPSATLFGNSLTSFGGLINRVTKKPYKEFGGEVSFATGSYGFNRLSGDVNIPLDSAKTVLARINTAVTSENSFQDQGFSRNFVFAPSLTYLANDKVTFNFDAELAVGANSCPQYFFFEQPVSQLSANNIRDMKIDYKRYYAIDDIFVNQRTGNFFGEMAYKISKNWHSQTNISFTSGFSDGPLSAFYIKPNDSLRRIAQVTRSTLSQATEVQQTFNGDFQIGSLRNRVVLGLDYFNRYSKSSIFVANFDQIPAYGNIPAYTRFNRAKLDSVLNNQSTINPTTITQSNTYSAFVSDVLNITEDLMVLAALRVDHFENKGSYNLTTGQTTDKYSQTALSPKLGIVFQPVHNKVSLFANYQNSFNNQGVYYAFNEPSNNLVQVSAKPGFANQVEGGIKLDLFNGRLSSTISYYNIEVSNVLRSDMRLAGASVQDGTQLSKGVEVELIANPVNGLNIVAGYAYNDSKMTKADADVEGRRPTGASSPTTANFWMSYRMPKGVLNGLGVGFGGNYASENKVVNSVSTGVFSLPEFTILNASVFYDYRKIRVAFKIDNLTDQKSWIALGSSFGPQKLRNFGANLVYKF from the coding sequence ATGAGTAAAAAAATCGTACTAATCACAGGGCTGCTCTTTTTCATAACTGTAGCATTCGGGCAAAACGCCATCAGTATAAAGGGAAGAGTATTAACGGCAGATGGCCGGCCCATCGAAGGAATTTCAGTATCACTTGATAAAAAAAACCTGGTAACAGCAACAGATTATACAGGGCAATATGTACTCAGAAATGTTCATTCGGGATCCTATCATCTTATTATTACCGGCATAGGACTAAAAGCTGTAACAGTTCCTGTTACTGTTGGAACAACTGATTTACAGATAGCAGATGTGCATCTCACGGAAACTTACACAGCGTTAAGCGAAATCGTCATCAAATCGTATAAGACTAATAAGTTTGCCCAAAAGAGCAGCAGCTATGTATCTAAAATGCCATTGAAGAATCTTGAAAATCCGCAGGTATATACCAGTATAACCAAGGATCTTGTAGCAGAACAGGTAGCTTTCAGCATTGAAGACGCATTGAAAAATGCACCAGGTATTCAGAAAATGAGACAAGGATCCGGTCGTGGAGACGACGGAGGTACGTATTACAATTCAAGGGGATTCAGTGTACAGGCCAAACTTCGCAACGGGATAGCAGGTAATGTTATTAGTGGCATCGACGTAGCGAACCTGGAACGCGTAGAAGTAATCAAGGGGCCATCAGCCACATTATTTGGCAATTCGCTTACCTCTTTCGGGGGCTTAATCAATCGCGTAACCAAAAAGCCGTACAAAGAATTTGGCGGAGAAGTAAGCTTCGCCACTGGCTCATACGGTTTCAACCGGCTCTCCGGCGATGTGAATATACCGCTGGATAGCGCTAAAACAGTTCTGGCACGTATTAATACAGCCGTAACTTCCGAGAACAGCTTCCAGGACCAGGGCTTCTCCAGGAACTTTGTATTCGCCCCCAGCCTTACCTACCTGGCGAATGATAAGGTGACTTTTAACTTCGATGCAGAACTTGCGGTTGGCGCCAACAGCTGTCCGCAATACTTCTTCTTTGAACAGCCTGTCAGTCAGCTTTCAGCAAATAATATCAGGGATATGAAAATCGACTACAAGAGATACTACGCCATTGATGATATATTTGTAAACCAACGTACCGGAAACTTTTTTGGAGAGATGGCCTACAAAATTTCCAAAAATTGGCACTCTCAAACAAATATCTCCTTTACTTCAGGATTCTCGGATGGCCCGCTGAGTGCATTTTATATTAAACCCAACGACTCGCTTCGGCGCATAGCCCAGGTAACAAGATCTACATTAAGCCAGGCAACGGAAGTACAACAAACTTTTAACGGCGATTTCCAGATAGGAAGCCTGCGCAATCGCGTGGTGCTGGGACTGGATTATTTTAACCGCTATAGTAAATCTTCCATTTTCGTTGCTAATTTTGATCAGATTCCTGCTTATGGAAACATTCCTGCCTATACACGATTTAACCGGGCCAAACTGGATTCAGTGTTAAATAACCAAAGCACCATAAATCCTACTACTATTACCCAATCGAATACCTACAGCGCTTTTGTTTCAGATGTGCTGAATATAACGGAGGATTTAATGGTATTGGCGGCACTTCGCGTAGACCATTTTGAAAACAAAGGTTCATATAATCTGACAACCGGACAAACAACAGATAAATATTCGCAAACGGCACTTTCCCCCAAATTGGGAATTGTGTTTCAACCAGTACATAACAAGGTCTCTTTATTTGCCAATTATCAAAACAGCTTTAATAACCAGGGTGTCTATTACGCTTTTAATGAACCATCCAATAACCTGGTACAAGTTTCCGCAAAGCCCGGCTTTGCAAACCAGGTTGAAGGCGGGATAAAGCTGGATTTATTCAACGGACGCCTTTCTTCCACCATCTCTTATTACAATATTGAAGTTTCGAATGTGCTCAGAAGTGATATGCGCTTAGCTGGTGCATCCGTACAGGACGGAACCCAATTGAGTAAAGGAGTTGAAGTTGAACTGATTGCCAACCCCGTTAACGGTCTGAATATCGTTGCCGGCTATGCCTATAATGATTCCAAAATGACAAAGGCCGATGCCGATGTGGAGGGAAGAAGACCTACGGGAGCCTCTTCACCTACGACCGCTAATTTCTGGATGAGCTACCGGATGCCCAAAGGCGTTTTAAATGGGCTGGGCGTAGGGTTTGGCGGTAATTACGCCAGCGAAAACAAAGTAGTGAATAGTGTGAGCACGGGCGTTTTCAGTTTGCCGGAATTTACCATTTTAAATGCCTCTGTTTTCTATGATTACAGGAAAATAAGGGTGGCTTTCAAAATAGATAATCTCACCGATCAAAAATCATGGATTGCTTTGGGAAGTTCTTTCGGACCTCAGAAGCTTAGAAATTTTGGCGCTAATCTGGTCTATAAATTCTAG
- a CDS encoding GLPGLI family protein, giving the protein MKRISVFVIVILTALSLKAQQGMFLQSGRIEFEKRVNAYARMDEQNKGEDDSWSDAIKKGMSQYQVSYFDYSFSGNVALYKPGRENTDTKKSIWGDGPAEENIVYTRLDSMQSISQKKVFEQIYLVKDSVRKINWKITDETRKIAGFDCRRANALIMDSVYVVAFYTDAIVPSGGPESFSGLPGMILGVALPHEHITWFATKVLVDDIKETSLTPPVKGKPVDSKGIREAITKVMGKWGTGGNALIKSIML; this is encoded by the coding sequence ATGAAAAGAATTAGTGTATTCGTTATCGTTATATTGACAGCTTTATCGCTGAAAGCGCAGCAGGGCATGTTTCTGCAATCGGGGCGTATCGAATTTGAAAAGCGGGTGAATGCTTATGCCCGTATGGATGAGCAGAATAAGGGAGAAGATGATTCCTGGAGTGATGCTATAAAGAAAGGCATGAGTCAGTATCAGGTGAGTTATTTCGATTATTCTTTTTCCGGGAATGTAGCGCTGTACAAGCCGGGAAGGGAGAATACAGATACTAAAAAGTCTATCTGGGGCGATGGGCCGGCGGAGGAGAACATTGTGTATACCCGGTTAGACAGTATGCAGAGTATATCTCAGAAAAAAGTATTCGAGCAGATCTATTTGGTGAAGGATTCGGTGAGGAAGATCAACTGGAAGATCACGGATGAAACCCGCAAAATTGCAGGGTTTGACTGCCGGCGGGCGAATGCGCTGATCATGGATTCGGTATATGTGGTGGCATTTTATACAGATGCTATTGTGCCATCGGGTGGTCCTGAGTCCTTTTCCGGCTTACCCGGGATGATATTGGGAGTGGCGCTACCGCATGAGCATATTACCTGGTTTGCCACCAAAGTGTTGGTAGATGATATAAAAGAAACATCGCTAACACCTCCGGTTAAAGGCAAACCGGTTGATAGCAAAGGAATCAGGGAGGCCATTACCAAGGTGATGGGGAAGTGGGGAACAGGCGGCAACGCGCTGATCAAATCTATTATGCTGTGA
- a CDS encoding class I SAM-dependent methyltransferase, translating into MTEFWENSFQEKQEMWGLNPTNSALLTATMFADKEVKKVLIPGIGYGRNAQAFINKGMEVTGIEISATAIEMAAKHYTPSVKIYHGSVTDMPFDSHHYDGIFSHALIHLLDKGERAKLISDCYHQLTGGGYMVFTAISRKAPTYGQGKLISKDRFEQFGGVNIFFYDEEAIQEEFGPYGLFQVEEIVENYPFYLIKCRK; encoded by the coding sequence ATGACAGAATTTTGGGAGAACAGTTTTCAGGAGAAACAGGAAATGTGGGGACTCAACCCTACTAACTCCGCCCTGCTAACCGCAACAATGTTTGCTGATAAGGAAGTAAAAAAAGTACTAATTCCAGGCATAGGCTATGGGCGCAACGCGCAGGCTTTCATCAATAAGGGAATGGAAGTTACAGGTATTGAAATTTCGGCAACTGCCATCGAAATGGCGGCAAAGCACTACACACCATCAGTAAAAATCTACCATGGCTCCGTGACGGATATGCCATTCGACAGTCATCATTACGACGGTATTTTCAGCCATGCACTCATTCATCTACTGGACAAAGGTGAGAGAGCAAAATTAATCAGCGATTGTTACCATCAGTTAACCGGCGGAGGCTATATGGTTTTCACTGCCATATCCAGGAAAGCCCCAACCTACGGACAAGGTAAATTAATCAGCAAAGATCGTTTTGAACAATTCGGAGGGGTGAATATATTTTTTTATGACGAAGAAGCCATCCAGGAAGAATTTGGCCCATATGGTCTCTTTCAGGTAGAGGAGATAGTTGAAAATTATCCGTTTTATTTGATTAAATGCAGAAAATAA
- a CDS encoding MarR family transcriptional regulator, which produces MNDDIITRVRKLSQSYAYTSIHMHEAIGRKAGLSGTDHKYLGFLIVKGAMTAGELSGLTGLTTGAITGLIDRFEKKKLVKRQFAENDRRKVIIVPNTKKIMALFEPLYKEFRSKTEKLMASFTNEEMKVIETYFSKAIEIMNDTTNTLNSK; this is translated from the coding sequence ATGAACGACGACATCATCACCCGGGTGAGAAAACTCAGCCAGTCATACGCCTATACCTCTATTCATATGCACGAAGCCATTGGCCGAAAGGCCGGGCTGTCAGGGACTGACCATAAGTACCTGGGTTTTTTAATAGTGAAAGGAGCAATGACCGCAGGCGAACTCTCCGGGTTAACGGGTCTGACTACCGGTGCTATCACGGGGTTGATAGACAGGTTTGAGAAGAAAAAACTGGTGAAAAGGCAATTCGCTGAAAACGACAGGCGAAAAGTCATCATCGTGCCCAACACAAAAAAAATAATGGCACTTTTTGAACCGCTTTATAAGGAATTCCGGAGCAAAACAGAAAAATTGATGGCTTCGTTTACAAATGAAGAGATGAAAGTCATAGAAACCTACTTCTCAAAAGCGATCGAAATAATGAATGATACCACCAACACGCTGAACAGTAAATAA